One part of the Treponema peruense genome encodes these proteins:
- a CDS encoding putative hydro-lyase — protein sequence MSEKNIYADCLPGEVRALIREGKITCQTSGMCSGFAQANLCVLPKKYAYDFLLFTQRNPKSCPVLEVSDEGSRTLHSIARGADIATDIPKYRIWKNGVLDGEYTDVSSFWRDDLVSFLIGCSFSFEFELIAAGIDVRNISLGCNVPMYLTNIDTVPAGIFGGKMVVSMRPIPYDQIVRAVTVSGSMPRVHGTPIHIGDPSVIGIKDLSHPDFGDAVPVKEGEVPVFWCCGVTPQSVVMNSKPDFCITHSPGHMFITDVPNAMLKN from the coding sequence ATGTCTGAAAAAAATATTTATGCTGACTGCCTGCCCGGTGAGGTTCGCGCTCTTATACGTGAAGGAAAAATTACCTGCCAGACTTCGGGAATGTGTTCCGGGTTTGCGCAGGCAAATCTTTGTGTTCTTCCAAAAAAGTATGCGTATGATTTTCTTTTGTTTACGCAGCGTAATCCAAAGTCCTGTCCTGTTCTTGAAGTAAGTGATGAAGGTTCACGCACGCTGCATTCCATTGCCCGCGGTGCAGACATTGCAACTGATATTCCCAAGTACCGCATCTGGAAAAACGGTGTTCTTGACGGCGAGTATACGGACGTTTCTTCTTTCTGGCGTGATGATCTTGTGAGCTTTCTTATAGGCTGCAGTTTTTCTTTTGAGTTTGAACTTATTGCTGCGGGAATTGATGTGCGCAATATTTCTCTCGGCTGCAACGTTCCGATGTATCTTACAAATATTGACACTGTTCCCGCCGGAATCTTCGGCGGAAAAATGGTTGTGAGCATGAGGCCCATTCCCTATGACCAGATTGTGCGTGCAGTTACAGTGTCTGGTTCAATGCCGCGTGTTCACGGCACGCCCATCCATATAGGGGATCCTTCTGTTATTGGAATTAAGGATTTGTCTCATCCCGACTTTGGCGATGCCGTTCCGGTTAAGGAAGGAGAAGTTCCTGTTTTCTGGTGCTGCGGTGTTACTCCGCAAAGTGTTGTGATGAATTCCAAACCTGATTTTTGTATTACACATTCGCCCGGACATATGTTTATTACCGATGTTCCGAATGCAATGCTTAAAAACTGA